A single genomic interval of Ktedonobacterales bacterium harbors:
- a CDS encoding Phenylacetic acid catabolic protein: protein MGNEITEQQALFDLLAALADNKYFLGRRYAEWCNGAPTLESSVAAAAMAQDELGHTRAIYPLLQDFPQAKEQPAEYEPETRTRFCNVAFLDHPFTGWPDFIAANFLLDTALSVIFEFAQESRFEPLRGRARKVLQEEQVHALHSEGWVRRLARTGGSVRGALAAALERAWLETLCWFGPIDDPRGELLRQGGVLAGGPEELRQHWLQRVGPALLESELAQAFLLQQEAAGRWVAPSALPWEKWDAGRRRLQQEPAHV from the coding sequence ATGGGAAATGAAATAACCGAGCAGCAGGCGCTTTTTGATCTGCTGGCGGCGCTGGCCGATAACAAGTATTTCCTGGGGCGGCGCTATGCCGAGTGGTGCAATGGCGCGCCGACGCTGGAATCGTCGGTGGCGGCGGCGGCGATGGCCCAGGATGAGCTTGGACACACGCGCGCGATCTATCCCTTGCTGCAAGACTTTCCCCAGGCAAAGGAGCAGCCTGCCGAGTATGAGCCGGAGACGCGCACCCGGTTTTGCAATGTGGCCTTTTTAGATCACCCCTTTACGGGCTGGCCTGATTTTATTGCTGCTAATTTTTTGCTTGATACGGCTCTCTCGGTGATCTTCGAGTTTGCCCAGGAATCGCGCTTTGAGCCGCTGCGGGGGCGCGCCAGAAAGGTGTTACAAGAAGAGCAGGTACACGCGCTGCATAGCGAGGGCTGGGTGCGTCGGCTTGCCCGCACAGGCGGCTCGGTGCGTGGCGCACTTGCGGCGGCGCTGGAGCGGGCCTGGCTGGAAACGCTCTGCTGGTTTGGTCCGATTGATGATCCGCGCGGGGAGCTTTTGCGCCAGGGGGGCGTCCTGGCGGGTGGGCCGGAGGAACTGCGCCAGCACTGGTTGCAGCGCGTGGGTCCGGCGCTTCTGGAGAGCGAACTGGCGCAGGCTTTCTTATTACAGCAAGAAGCTGCTGGCCGCTGGGTGGCGCCATCAGCCCTGCCCTGGGAAAAGTGGGATGCTGGCCGCCGTCGCTTACAACAGGAGCCTGCTCATGTCTGA
- a CDS encoding J domain-containing protein: MKSHDPPFVDYYALFEIPENASPEEVKQAYRDLVKRYYPDLYSANPTWQRKADALMRLVNQAYAILSNPQRRQHYDHLLWAQRQTAFNLHQSDTLDQPDPYPSSPQSWPELIFDWFDRQRGAAQERPLISTFRKLWLLPLPFCLATSASSLFWNLGQMLNAPFLGGVTAILAYLLLLAAAFGRLLLPIRHRPLLTLTEKMLCLPVVAAILVLAGWLWITIMDQGGRGSNPWDLCWWCGVLGFTCAWMAYL; encoded by the coding sequence ATGAAGAGCCATGACCCCCCATTCGTTGATTATTACGCGCTCTTTGAGATTCCCGAAAACGCCTCCCCGGAAGAAGTCAAGCAAGCTTACAGAGATTTGGTCAAGCGCTATTACCCGGACCTCTATTCGGCGAATCCCACGTGGCAGCGCAAAGCCGACGCGCTGATGCGTCTGGTGAATCAAGCGTATGCTATTTTGAGTAATCCGCAGCGCCGCCAACACTACGATCACCTGTTGTGGGCACAGCGTCAGACGGCCTTCAATCTCCATCAGTCTGACACGCTGGATCAGCCCGATCCCTATCCCTCTTCACCGCAATCCTGGCCCGAGTTGATCTTCGATTGGTTTGACCGTCAGAGAGGAGCAGCGCAGGAGCGCCCATTGATCAGCACTTTCCGAAAATTGTGGCTACTCCCTCTCCCCTTCTGCCTGGCAACCAGCGCAAGCTCGCTTTTCTGGAACCTGGGACAGATGCTGAATGCGCCTTTCCTGGGAGGCGTTACCGCGATACTGGCTTATCTTCTCCTATTGGCAGCAGCATTTGGGAGATTACTGTTGCCGATCCGGCACCGACCACTGTTAACGCTGACGGAGAAAATGCTCTGTTTGCCAGTAGTCGCGGCGATACTCGTGCTGGCCGGATGGCTCTGGATAACCATCATGGACCAGGGGGGAAGGGGAAGTAACCCCTGGGATTTATGCTGGTGGTGTGGTGTCCTCGGCTTCACCTGTGCCTGGATGGCCTATCTATAA
- a CDS encoding radical SAM protein, whose protein sequence is MKPGKGALRMRKTTVQTQEEALAAAEAIPAIEETFPPRKDRPYIYHNLTNSLCPKCLRVIQAKVIIQHNKVYLLKTCPEHGAMRTLLSSDATYYQSQSQYNKPGTLPRHFQTPVEQGCPLDCGLCTDHEQHTCLALIELTEACNLRCPTCFADSDIGRYAPLDEVERMIDTIVENEGYADVVQFSGGEPTIHPQILEVLALAKRKRIKALMINTNGVRIARDEDFVRGLSAFKGNFEVYLQFDGFRQSTYEALRGLDLREIKEKALANLTKYEIPVNLTATIKRGVNEDEIGEIVTFGLAQKMVRGITFQPITNVGRHEDFDPLDRTTTPDVIHAIAEQTGGIFRASDFVPLPCHSDCISMTYAYVKGKKVKPLPRYIDVKAYLDAIGNQINFRVDDVKMVVGSALNRLWSASMPLSTVNALRDFSCCLPAMPQALSQKEHGSVLYENMFRIVIISFMDAWNFDVRSAKKCCVHHVLPDGKIMPFCSYNTLHRPKYMTKMRGSRAILPARPAAKREAEA, encoded by the coding sequence ATGAAGCCAGGAAAAGGGGCGCTACGCATGCGCAAAACCACCGTTCAGACTCAGGAGGAAGCTCTCGCCGCAGCCGAGGCGATCCCGGCTATCGAAGAGACCTTTCCACCACGCAAAGATCGGCCCTATATCTACCATAACCTGACCAATAGCCTCTGCCCGAAATGCCTGCGGGTCATTCAGGCGAAGGTGATTATTCAGCACAACAAAGTCTATCTCCTCAAGACCTGCCCGGAGCATGGCGCGATGCGCACGCTGCTTTCCTCGGATGCAACCTATTATCAGAGTCAGAGTCAGTACAACAAGCCCGGCACGCTGCCGCGCCATTTCCAGACGCCAGTGGAGCAGGGCTGCCCGCTGGATTGCGGCCTCTGTACCGACCACGAGCAGCATACGTGCCTGGCGCTCATAGAACTGACCGAAGCCTGCAACCTGCGCTGCCCGACGTGCTTTGCCGATTCTGATATTGGCCGTTACGCGCCGCTGGATGAGGTCGAGCGCATGATTGATACTATCGTAGAGAACGAGGGCTATGCCGATGTGGTGCAGTTCAGCGGTGGGGAGCCGACCATCCACCCGCAGATACTGGAGGTGCTGGCGCTGGCAAAGCGAAAGCGTATCAAGGCGCTGATGATTAATACGAACGGTGTGCGCATCGCCCGCGATGAAGACTTTGTGCGCGGCTTGAGCGCCTTCAAGGGAAACTTTGAGGTCTACTTACAGTTTGATGGCTTCCGCCAGAGCACCTATGAGGCGCTGCGAGGTCTGGACCTGCGCGAGATCAAAGAAAAGGCGCTTGCCAACCTGACGAAATACGAGATTCCTGTTAACCTGACAGCGACGATCAAACGCGGCGTGAATGAAGATGAGATTGGCGAGATCGTCACGTTCGGCCTGGCGCAGAAGATGGTGCGCGGTATCACCTTCCAGCCCATCACCAATGTGGGCCGCCATGAGGACTTTGATCCGCTTGACCGGACCACCACGCCTGATGTGATCCATGCTATTGCCGAGCAAACCGGAGGCATCTTCCGCGCCAGCGACTTTGTGCCGCTGCCTTGCCACAGCGATTGCATCAGCATGACCTACGCCTATGTCAAGGGTAAGAAGGTCAAGCCGCTGCCGCGCTATATTGATGTCAAAGCCTATCTGGATGCCATTGGCAATCAGATTAACTTCCGCGTGGATGATGTGAAGATGGTCGTTGGTTCGGCCCTCAACCGGCTCTGGTCGGCGTCCATGCCGCTGAGTACGGTGAATGCGCTGCGCGATTTTAGCTGCTGTCTGCCAGCCATGCCCCAGGCGCTCTCGCAGAAGGAGCATGGCAGCGTGTTGTATGAGAATATGTTCCGCATCGTGATCATCTCCTTTATGGATGCCTGGAACTTCGATGTACGCTCGGCCAAAAAGTGCTGCGTCCACCATGTTTTGCCCGATGGCAAGATTATGCCCTTCTGCTCCTACAACACGCTGCATCGGCCCAAATATATGACCAAGATGCGCGGCAGCAGAGCGATCTTGCCAGCACGTCCAGCCGCGAAGCGTGAGGCAGAAGCATGA
- a CDS encoding winged helix-turn-helix domain-containing protein produces MNPSVYLMPPLPVKAELFRQLLAGPYTMELFLGATGKPILALVLSAEHQDIREIRLVRQILKLIAHEHAERLAVVDLSPIQSARPTNSVFSLQADLLVDLDRYEVRRGNQRIALRAREAELLRILLRQPGCYVAVTVLAEAIGSEGSEEFEHPVEEMISNIRRKLGETLYRPRLLRCKRHAGYAIFPEKSEPLPLGAPPSERLG; encoded by the coding sequence ATGAATCCGTCGGTGTATCTGATGCCACCGCTTCCCGTAAAAGCGGAACTATTTCGGCAGTTACTTGCTGGACCATATACGATGGAACTCTTCTTGGGGGCAACAGGGAAGCCGATCCTGGCGCTGGTCCTGAGCGCAGAACATCAAGACATTCGTGAGATACGTCTCGTTCGCCAAATCCTCAAACTGATTGCCCACGAACATGCAGAGCGTCTGGCGGTTGTTGACCTTTCTCCGATCCAAAGCGCCAGACCAACTAATTCAGTGTTCAGCTTGCAAGCAGACTTGCTGGTTGATCTGGATCGCTACGAAGTGCGTCGTGGAAACCAGCGCATCGCTTTGCGCGCCCGCGAGGCCGAGTTGCTGCGAATCTTATTGCGTCAGCCAGGCTGCTATGTTGCCGTTACTGTTCTTGCCGAGGCCATTGGATCAGAGGGTTCAGAAGAGTTTGAACACCCTGTTGAGGAGATGATTAGTAATATACGACGTAAATTAGGCGAAACCCTCTATCGTCCTAGACTTCTTCGCTGTAAGCGCCATGCTGGCTATGCCATCTTTCCTGAGAAGTCAGAGCCTTTGCCATTGGGAGCGCCTCCATCTGAACGATTAGGATGA
- a CDS encoding permease, producing MSLLPSAKPWGGVLAFPVLLALILMVLFSSATLAFYLKQRLSFARLQQVFTRQPGLVGNAIAALLGAATPFCTCTAVPLFLGMLEVDVPVGPAISFLLASPTVNLGAVILLLVVFGWRTALFYGSACLIAAVAVGWLLGRIPRERALRDYLWMTEDEPAPGNARVALRKATLLSRQLLWKLLPWLALATLAGIVIDLLAPAGAVIQISRLGIGLGIPTAALLGSVIYADILLLIPIGYALIQQGAAIPIVLTFMLAASGVSFSEVIVLSRILQPRLVALFVVSTLGIYMLLGAGFLWLGY from the coding sequence ATGAGCTTGCTCCCTTCAGCAAAGCCCTGGGGAGGCGTGCTGGCGTTTCCAGTCTTGCTGGCGCTGATCCTGATGGTGCTCTTCAGCAGCGCGACGCTGGCCTTTTACCTGAAGCAGCGGCTGTCGTTTGCGCGGCTGCAACAGGTATTTACCCGCCAGCCAGGGCTTGTTGGCAACGCGATAGCGGCGCTGCTGGGCGCGGCCACACCCTTTTGCACTTGTACGGCGGTCCCGCTCTTCCTGGGCATGCTGGAAGTGGATGTGCCAGTGGGGCCGGCCATCTCGTTTCTGCTGGCTTCACCTACCGTGAACCTTGGCGCGGTCATTCTGCTGCTGGTGGTATTTGGCTGGCGAACTGCGCTCTTCTATGGCAGCGCGTGTCTGATTGCCGCTGTCGCCGTTGGCTGGCTGTTGGGGCGCATCCCACGCGAGCGGGCGCTGCGCGATTATCTCTGGATGACGGAGGATGAGCCAGCGCCGGGCAATGCCCGTGTCGCCTTGCGCAAGGCGACACTGCTCAGCCGCCAACTGCTGTGGAAATTGCTCCCCTGGCTGGCGCTTGCCACGCTGGCAGGCATCGTGATCGATCTGCTGGCGCCCGCTGGAGCCGTTATCCAGATCAGCCGCCTGGGCATTGGTCTGGGCATCCCGACCGCCGCACTGTTGGGCAGTGTGATCTATGCCGATATTTTGCTGCTCATCCCAATCGGCTACGCGCTGATCCAACAGGGAGCCGCTATTCCCATCGTCCTCACCTTTATGCTGGCCGCATCGGGCGTCAGCTTCTCGGAGGTAATCGTTCTCAGCCGCATCCTCCAACCTCGTTTGGTGGCACTTTTTGTCGTCTCCACGCTTGGTATTTATATGCTGCTGGGCGCAGGTTTCCTCTGGCTGGGGTACTGA
- a CDS encoding prolipoprotein diacylglyceryl transferase family protein, protein MYPWLHLGSLVISTYSLLFLCAFAVGGVITYYEARRQQRATEAILRVALGALAGGVIGAKLSMLIFLGPATFVKDLPYLWYSGQAWTGGFFGGYAGVLIVKRWNHITYSTGDIFVLALPLAQAIGRLGNLLGGDPFGLPSTLPWAILQQGVWRQPSALYELILDLLLFAVIWRLRGKLARPGDLFKLYVVSYCSLRFMVDFTRADPRVLLGLTMVQVLYIPALLTFGYQLWKSYRENRKAKIAEAAEPLAEAA, encoded by the coding sequence ATGTACCCCTGGCTACACCTGGGATCCCTCGTCATCTCTACTTACTCGCTCCTGTTTTTGTGCGCCTTTGCGGTTGGTGGCGTTATTACCTATTACGAAGCCAGACGCCAGCAGCGCGCGACCGAAGCCATTTTGCGTGTCGCACTGGGGGCGCTGGCTGGCGGGGTGATCGGCGCTAAACTCAGTATGCTGATCTTCCTCGGCCCGGCCACGTTCGTCAAAGACCTGCCCTATCTCTGGTATAGCGGCCAGGCGTGGACTGGTGGCTTTTTTGGCGGTTACGCTGGCGTGCTGATCGTCAAACGCTGGAACCATATCACCTACTCCACTGGCGACATCTTTGTCCTGGCGCTGCCGCTGGCCCAGGCCATCGGGCGGCTGGGCAATCTCCTTGGCGGCGACCCATTTGGTCTGCCCAGCACCCTCCCCTGGGCGATTCTCCAGCAGGGCGTCTGGCGTCAGCCCTCTGCGCTTTATGAACTGATCCTCGATCTCCTCCTCTTTGCGGTCATCTGGCGGCTGCGTGGGAAGCTGGCTCGCCCTGGCGACCTCTTTAAGCTTTACGTGGTGAGCTATTGCAGCCTGCGCTTTATGGTGGATTTCACTCGCGCCGATCCTCGCGTGTTGTTGGGCCTGACAATGGTGCAGGTGCTCTACATCCCGGCCCTCCTTACTTTTGGCTACCAACTCTGGAAATCCTACCGCGAGAACCGAAAGGCAAAAATCGCGGAGGCCGCAGAACCGCTGGCTGAGGCGGCCTAG
- a CDS encoding ImmA/IrrE family metallo-endopeptidase, which translates to MTVSPIPVDAVKQQIAVQNVGVPQSYAWSAQALAEACRNRGIEYEESVAFSSLRGVVVRCGKTIIMSVRASLEEREKIFTIGHELAHLALNYMPSDPIIYLKDTQSTPHILQDSQKEMEADVWAAHLLVFPEVYEQALEEAGARYPTEQAQQVQKEAIIYTANRLNIPVQVVDLWLRHRDWPFSEAPQVWFAWANRRLDVGQEKLARGAPL; encoded by the coding sequence ATGACGGTTTCACCCATCCCAGTGGATGCTGTCAAGCAGCAGATCGCCGTTCAGAACGTAGGAGTTCCCCAATCATATGCCTGGTCGGCTCAAGCATTGGCAGAAGCGTGTCGAAACAGGGGGATTGAGTATGAGGAGTCGGTGGCGTTCTCTTCGCTGCGTGGGGTCGTCGTCAGGTGCGGAAAAACTATCATTATGAGTGTGCGGGCTTCGCTGGAGGAAAGGGAGAAGATCTTTACGATTGGTCATGAGCTTGCCCATCTGGCGTTAAACTACATGCCGAGCGATCCCATCATCTATCTGAAAGATACGCAGTCCACTCCCCATATCCTTCAGGATAGCCAGAAGGAGATGGAGGCCGATGTCTGGGCAGCGCACCTGCTCGTTTTCCCAGAAGTGTATGAGCAGGCTCTGGAGGAGGCAGGCGCGAGATACCCAACAGAGCAGGCACAACAGGTACAAAAGGAAGCAATTATCTATACTGCAAACCGCTTGAACATCCCTGTCCAGGTAGTGGATCTCTGGTTGAGGCATCGTGATTGGCCGTTCTCAGAGGCGCCACAGGTCTGGTTTGCCTGGGCCAACAGGCGCCTTGATGTAGGTCAGGAAAAGCTTGCTCGCGGCGCGCCCTTATGA
- a CDS encoding metal-sulfur cluster assembly factor: MSIPFALARDVPSQDENPLQPENRQMNRSPGSLQENTLRPDEADSSEALWAALREVNDPELPISIVDMGLVVALERREGTVALKLTFTAMGCPAMEMILDDVRARLLQEPGVEQVEIEVVWDPPWTPARLSEEGRDTLRMWGIGL; the protein is encoded by the coding sequence ATGAGCATTCCTTTTGCGCTGGCGCGGGATGTACCCTCTCAGGATGAAAATCCGCTCCAGCCAGAGAACCGGCAGATGAATCGCTCCCCAGGAAGCCTTCAAGAAAATACTCTTCGCCCGGATGAAGCAGATTCCAGTGAAGCGTTGTGGGCGGCTCTGCGCGAAGTGAACGATCCTGAGCTACCCATCAGCATTGTGGATATGGGGCTGGTGGTGGCGCTTGAACGGCGCGAGGGGACCGTGGCGCTCAAGCTGACGTTTACCGCGATGGGGTGCCCAGCAATGGAAATGATTCTGGATGATGTACGCGCCCGGCTGCTTCAGGAACCTGGAGTAGAGCAGGTGGAGATTGAGGTGGTCTGGGATCCGCCCTGGACGCCTGCCCGGCTCAGTGAAGAAGGCAGAGACACGCTGCGTATGTGGGGGATTGGGCTATGA
- the rph gene encoding ribonuclease PH, with amino-acid sequence MARVDGRAPDELRPLKVAVDYLKYAEGSVLIEAGETRVLCTASIEEGVPPFLEGRGQGWLTAEYSMLPRATKTRTRREAVVGRPSGRTQEIQRLIGRSLRAALDLKLLGERTLTIDCDVLQADGGTRTLSITGAYIAAHRACTTLLKQGLLKGHPVQTAVAAISVGVIDAVPLLDLNYAEDSRAQVDFNVVMTGRDEFIEVQGTAEGHPFSREALEELLDLAGQGIRQLIAVQKAYI; translated from the coding sequence ATGGCTCGTGTGGATGGTCGAGCGCCAGATGAACTGCGACCTCTCAAGGTTGCCGTGGATTATCTCAAATACGCCGAAGGATCGGTCTTGATTGAGGCAGGTGAGACGCGCGTTCTCTGCACCGCCAGTATCGAAGAGGGCGTGCCTCCTTTTCTGGAAGGGCGCGGCCAGGGCTGGCTGACGGCGGAATACAGCATGCTGCCGCGCGCCACTAAAACGCGCACCAGACGTGAAGCGGTGGTTGGACGGCCCAGCGGGCGTACACAGGAGATTCAGCGCCTGATCGGGCGCTCATTGCGCGCGGCGCTCGATCTGAAGCTGCTGGGGGAGCGCACCCTGACAATAGATTGCGATGTGCTGCAAGCTGATGGCGGCACGCGCACACTCTCGATTACTGGCGCATATATCGCGGCTCATCGCGCATGCACCACGCTCTTGAAGCAAGGGCTGCTGAAGGGACATCCTGTGCAGACGGCAGTGGCGGCGATCAGTGTGGGGGTGATTGATGCTGTGCCGCTGTTGGATCTGAACTATGCCGAAGACTCGCGGGCGCAGGTTGACTTCAATGTGGTGATGACGGGTAGGGACGAGTTCATTGAGGTCCAGGGGACGGCTGAGGGCCACCCTTTCTCGCGCGAAGCACTGGAAGAGTTGTTAGACCTTGCCGGGCAGGGCATTCGCCAGCTCATCGCTGTCCAGAAAGCCTATATCTGA
- a CDS encoding tetratricopeptide repeat protein has translation MIDGEKTLLAQSKLGSQPKHAPADQAVAVQTEPLTIGHRLRAARLAAHLTQQELAGDFYSKSYVSAIERGKLTPSFQALGRLAERLALPISYLLGESKIDLEALEKSSILLRGPFDQARQADETEALLRLGAAEDFIRNDRPHEALEELGGRDEPPGTWPLVHYPTWYWLAGWASGLEGRNDEAIRLLERGFHLAESLYLRAPNSQRARLAEQVERLRCFLGTAYCADGQTALALQCHLQGREAIDKQIITDADLKLMIYKGLGREYLAQGRYQEAAVFYQLAIKSAHDRADQRQHGLAAWGLGLAYREQGNLQQARKSYLEALEALGAHGNRQLLAQIRALLGQVLVNLKEYEEAEHHLQRSLEGARYVKDPRLVGIALANLADLHLARGAPEQAIQAAQEGLPLVQQSEDYRSVGELQYTLALAYAAMQKNEAAERAYHAAIRTAGQISDRDILGQVHQGYADFLASQGRFQQAFAILQQMSSALPSEQSILKRDAIVSSNVGTKHK, from the coding sequence ATGATTGATGGAGAGAAGACTCTACTCGCCCAAAGCAAATTAGGGAGCCAACCGAAACATGCGCCTGCTGATCAGGCTGTTGCTGTCCAGACGGAGCCACTAACCATAGGCCACAGACTCCGCGCCGCCCGTCTGGCCGCTCATCTGACCCAGCAGGAGCTTGCCGGGGACTTCTACTCGAAAAGCTATGTTTCCGCAATTGAGCGCGGCAAACTGACGCCCTCTTTCCAGGCGCTCGGCAGGCTCGCAGAACGCCTGGCCTTACCAATCTCTTATTTGTTGGGCGAGAGCAAAATTGATCTGGAGGCGCTGGAGAAAAGCAGCATCTTGCTGCGTGGTCCCTTTGATCAGGCACGCCAGGCAGATGAAACAGAGGCGCTGTTGCGGCTTGGCGCTGCGGAGGACTTCATTCGCAATGACCGCCCCCATGAAGCATTAGAAGAGCTTGGCGGAAGGGATGAGCCGCCCGGAACATGGCCCCTGGTTCATTACCCCACATGGTATTGGCTGGCTGGCTGGGCCTCAGGACTGGAGGGAAGGAACGACGAGGCTATTCGCCTTCTGGAGCGCGGGTTCCACCTGGCAGAGTCACTCTACCTGCGTGCGCCGAACTCCCAGCGCGCGCGTCTGGCAGAACAGGTCGAGCGGTTGCGCTGCTTCCTGGGTACTGCCTATTGCGCAGATGGGCAAACAGCCCTGGCATTGCAGTGCCACCTCCAGGGGAGGGAGGCTATTGATAAGCAGATTATCACCGATGCGGACCTCAAGTTGATGATCTATAAGGGGTTGGGGCGTGAGTACCTGGCTCAGGGTCGCTACCAGGAAGCAGCCGTCTTCTACCAGCTTGCGATCAAGTCCGCCCATGATCGGGCAGATCAGCGCCAGCATGGCCTGGCTGCCTGGGGGCTGGGGCTGGCCTATCGTGAACAGGGCAATCTACAGCAGGCCCGGAAGAGCTATCTGGAGGCATTGGAGGCGTTGGGAGCGCATGGGAATAGGCAGTTGTTGGCACAGATTCGGGCGCTCCTGGGGCAGGTTCTTGTCAACCTAAAAGAATACGAAGAGGCGGAGCATCACCTGCAACGAAGCCTGGAAGGCGCCAGATATGTGAAGGATCCCCGCCTCGTTGGGATCGCCCTGGCGAACCTGGCGGATTTGCACCTCGCCAGGGGCGCGCCAGAGCAGGCCATTCAGGCGGCCCAGGAAGGGCTGCCTCTAGTACAGCAAAGTGAAGATTACCGGAGTGTGGGAGAACTTCAGTACACACTCGCGCTGGCCTATGCGGCCATGCAGAAAAACGAGGCGGCGGAACGCGCCTACCACGCAGCCATCAGGACTGCCGGGCAGATTTCTGACCGCGATATATTGGGCCAGGTACACCAGGGCTACGCAGATTTTTTAGCCAGTCAGGGGCGCTTCCAGCAAGCCTTTGCTATACTCCAGCAGATGTCTTCTGCTCTCCCAAGCGAACAGAGCATCTTGAAGAGGGACGCCATAGTATCAAGCAATGTAGGGACAAAACACAAATAA
- a CDS encoding Phenylacetic acid catabolic protein: MATAIQSDAAVLERIRNKQLVESVEHMSPTYIEGMKRILTVSADTELISAPAYFHAAQHAPNLNAFGSAISIIQDELGHAHIAYRLMRDLGVDTEWLIYERPASQFKYPYAFDVPLDSWVELIMANAFYDRAGYTLLGDVFESSTFGPWKRALVKVDKEETFHLRHGEQWMRRLSQDSAAHEEIQRAIDWMFLLTVEWFGLPDELKKHGEQLDYGFKGKSNDQLRQTWMRTAVPLCEELHFKVPAHYDAAQDMYVVDCPFPAHFDAERKHWDLEAGQISWDEVMKRWKARGPKNEEFVSMIQRGNKQLKQLLEAR; the protein is encoded by the coding sequence ATGGCGACGGCTATCCAATCGGATGCGGCGGTGTTGGAGCGCATCCGCAACAAGCAGCTTGTCGAGTCGGTGGAGCATATGAGTCCCACGTATATTGAGGGGATGAAGCGTATCCTGACCGTTTCGGCGGATACCGAACTGATTAGCGCGCCCGCCTACTTCCACGCTGCCCAGCATGCGCCCAACCTCAACGCTTTTGGTTCGGCCATCTCCATTATTCAGGATGAACTGGGCCACGCCCATATCGCCTATCGCCTGATGCGCGATCTGGGGGTTGATACCGAATGGCTGATCTACGAGCGCCCGGCGTCACAATTCAAGTATCCATATGCCTTCGATGTGCCGCTGGATAGCTGGGTGGAATTGATTATGGCGAACGCTTTTTATGATCGCGCGGGCTATACGTTGCTGGGCGATGTGTTTGAGAGTAGCACCTTTGGCCCCTGGAAGCGGGCGCTGGTGAAGGTAGATAAAGAAGAGACCTTCCATTTGCGACATGGCGAGCAATGGATGCGCAGGCTGAGCCAGGACTCCGCTGCGCATGAAGAGATTCAGCGGGCCATTGATTGGATGTTCCTGCTGACGGTGGAGTGGTTCGGGCTGCCGGATGAGCTTAAGAAGCATGGCGAGCAGCTTGATTATGGCTTTAAGGGCAAGTCCAACGACCAGCTACGCCAGACCTGGATGCGCACTGCGGTGCCGTTGTGCGAGGAACTGCATTTTAAGGTACCCGCCCATTATGACGCCGCGCAAGATATGTATGTGGTTGATTGCCCGTTTCCAGCGCATTTCGACGCTGAGCGCAAGCATTGGGACTTGGAAGCTGGGCAGATTAGCTGGGATGAGGTGATGAAGCGCTGGAAGGCACGGGGGCCGAAGAATGAGGAGTTTGTCTCTATGATTCAGCGGGGCAATAAACAGTTGAAGCAACTGCTGGAGGCGCGCTGA